One Anaerohalosphaeraceae bacterium DNA segment encodes these proteins:
- a CDS encoding rubredoxin, with translation MKKYRCLMCGYIYDPKKGDPENGVQPGTAFEDLPEDWVCPECGAGKEEFEEVR, from the coding sequence ATGAAAAAGTATCGCTGTCTGATGTGCGGGTATATTTATGACCCGAAAAAGGGAGACCCGGAGAACGGTGTCCAGCCCGGTACGGCTTTTGAAGACCTGCCGGAGGACTGGGTCTGCCCGGAATGCGGCGCCGGCAAAGAGGAATTTGAAGAAGTTCGCTGA
- a CDS encoding 2Fe-2S iron-sulfur cluster binding domain-containing protein produces the protein MVLEIIRDVLAVSSTAAFLTLILVVCEGLILNYGSCEVMINGSRKETVQGGKSLLSSLQEKKIFIPSACGGRGTCGVCKVKVLEGGGPLLPTETPLLTKQEQQAGVRLSCQVKVRGPLAIEIPEELFRVRQYQARCSRIEDLTYDMKRFTFELTEPDTIPFTAGQYVQLRCPPYKGSREEVMRAYSIASDPLENRRIDLIIRRVPKGICTTWCFEYLREGDPVSFTGPFGDFYLRDTQTPKLFIAGGSGIAPFVSILWQMKHADDGRQTVFFFGANRTEDLCLLDEMKAFEQALPNFRFVPVVARPAPESRWSGQTGLVTEAVQRSFERLDGWEGYLCGGPGMIEAAIRVLRQMGIPDEKIYYDKFA, from the coding sequence ATGGTGCTTGAGATTATCCGGGATGTTCTGGCGGTCAGCTCAACGGCAGCATTCTTGACGCTGATTCTGGTTGTTTGTGAGGGGCTGATTTTAAACTACGGTTCCTGTGAAGTGATGATTAACGGTTCCCGCAAAGAGACGGTTCAAGGCGGAAAATCGCTTTTATCGTCGCTGCAGGAAAAGAAGATTTTTATTCCCAGCGCCTGCGGCGGCCGGGGCACTTGCGGCGTGTGCAAAGTGAAGGTCCTCGAAGGAGGGGGGCCGCTCCTGCCTACGGAAACGCCTCTTTTAACCAAACAGGAGCAGCAGGCCGGCGTCCGGCTGTCTTGCCAGGTCAAAGTGCGCGGGCCGCTGGCGATTGAGATTCCGGAGGAGCTCTTTCGGGTGCGCCAGTATCAGGCCCGATGCAGCCGTATCGAAGACCTGACCTATGATATGAAGCGGTTTACCTTTGAACTGACAGAGCCGGATACGATTCCATTTACGGCCGGCCAGTATGTTCAGCTTCGCTGTCCGCCTTATAAAGGCAGCCGGGAAGAAGTGATGCGGGCGTATTCCATCGCCTCCGATCCGCTCGAGAATCGACGGATTGATTTGATTATCCGCCGCGTTCCGAAAGGCATCTGCACCACCTGGTGCTTTGAATATCTTCGCGAGGGAGACCCTGTTTCGTTCACCGGACCGTTCGGCGATTTTTATCTTCGGGATACGCAGACGCCGAAACTGTTTATCGCCGGCGGCAGCGGCATTGCGCCGTTTGTTTCCATCCTCTGGCAGATGAAACATGCCGATGACGGCCGTCAGACGGTTTTCTTTTTCGGAGCAAACCGCACAGAGGATTTGTGTCTGCTGGATGAAATGAAGGCGTTTGAGCAGGCCCTGCCGAACTTTCGTTTTGTGCCGGTCGTGGCCAGGCCGGCTCCCGAAAGCCGCTGGTCCGGTCAGACCGGGCTGGTGACCGAAGCGGTGCAGCGCAGTTTTGAACGGCTGGACGGCTGGGAGGGGTATCTGTGCGGCGGCCCTGGAATGATTGAGGCGGCGATTCGGGTTCTTCGGCAGATGGGGATACCCGACGAAAAGATTTATTACGATAAATTCGCATAG
- a CDS encoding Rnf-Nqr domain containing protein: MNGLGAELWQAVVVCFAAVFTNNILLTTFLGMCPFTSVSREVRTAAGLGGAVVFVMTFTCLLNWMAYHWILVPLGLEFFRFILFIIIIAAFVQVVEMILDRFSPRLYQNLGIFLPLITVNCAILGASLFMVIREYSLIVTIGYGFGSGLGWLLAILAMAGIRQRFNESRVPAGLQGPGITLIIAGLMALAFIGFTGVLS, from the coding sequence ATGAACGGTCTTGGCGCGGAACTCTGGCAGGCGGTTGTGGTTTGCTTTGCGGCGGTGTTTACCAACAACATCCTGCTGACGACGTTTTTGGGGATGTGCCCGTTTACGTCCGTATCCCGCGAAGTGCGAACCGCCGCCGGGCTGGGCGGGGCGGTGGTTTTTGTGATGACGTTTACCTGTCTGCTGAACTGGATGGCCTATCACTGGATTCTGGTTCCGCTGGGACTGGAGTTTTTCCGGTTCATCCTGTTTATTATCATCATTGCGGCGTTTGTGCAGGTGGTCGAGATGATTCTGGACCGGTTCTCGCCTCGGCTCTATCAGAATCTCGGCATTTTTCTGCCGCTGATTACGGTTAACTGTGCGATTCTGGGGGCCTCGCTTTTTATGGTCATCCGCGAGTATTCCCTGATTGTGACGATTGGATACGGTTTCGGCAGCGGGTTGGGCTGGCTTCTGGCCATCTTGGCCATGGCGGGAATTCGCCAGCGGTTTAATGAGTCCCGTGTGCCGGCGGGGCTTCAGGGACCTGGAATTACTCTGATTATCGCCGGCCTGATGGCGCTGGCGTTTATCGGTTTTACGGGGGTGCTGTCCTGA
- a CDS encoding Rnf-Nqr domain containing protein: MKTASVKPMQEIIRDGLWKDNPIFRQILGICSTLAVTNLVLNTFVMCTALTLVTALSCWTVSLLRSWTPRNIRMMVQTLIIAFYVIIVDVVLKAYWPDMSRSLGPYVGLIITNCIVMGRCEAFAGSNPPGPAFWDGFFNGLGYSAVLLGIAVIREGLGMGTFCGWPLPYFSTHWDKWIIMVMPPGGFFVLACVIWACRSIRPREVKK, encoded by the coding sequence GTGAAAACGGCTTCGGTCAAACCCATGCAGGAAATCATTCGCGATGGGCTCTGGAAGGATAACCCTATCTTTCGCCAGATTCTGGGGATTTGCAGTACGCTGGCCGTGACCAATCTGGTGCTGAACACCTTTGTGATGTGTACGGCTCTGACGCTCGTAACGGCCTTAAGCTGCTGGACGGTTTCACTGCTGCGCAGCTGGACTCCCCGGAATATCCGAATGATGGTGCAGACGCTGATTATAGCCTTCTATGTGATTATTGTGGATGTGGTCCTGAAGGCCTATTGGCCGGATATGAGCCGCAGTCTGGGCCCATATGTGGGGCTGATTATCACCAACTGCATCGTGATGGGCCGCTGCGAGGCCTTTGCCGGTTCGAATCCGCCGGGTCCGGCCTTCTGGGATGGGTTCTTTAACGGGTTGGGGTATTCCGCCGTTTTGCTTGGGATTGCGGTCATTCGGGAAGGGCTGGGGATGGGAACCTTCTGCGGCTGGCCGCTGCCGTATTTTTCCACGCATTGGGATAAGTGGATTATTATGGTGATGCCGCCGGGCGGGTTTTTTGTGCTGGCTTGTGTCATTTGGGCCTGCCGGTCGATTCGGCCCAGGGAGGTTAAAAAATGA
- a CDS encoding FMN-binding protein has product MNSRSFYAVGYMFLITAFFSTLIIGFARGTQTRVLANERLAFEKAVLTAFGNFSYKTDAEVNRLFQEHFAQNPEYGKAWVYKKDGVLAGFALPFEGKGFWAPIKGVAAVSPDGQKLLGLAFYEVNETPGLGARIVEPFFRRQFEGLRLRSQGLLLELKPEGTVLSEGQVHAISGATQTCVRLEAILNEQLKDWLDAMRREGRL; this is encoded by the coding sequence ATGAATTCCCGCTCTTTCTATGCCGTCGGTTATATGTTTCTGATTACAGCGTTTTTCAGCACGCTGATTATCGGGTTTGCCCGGGGAACGCAGACGCGCGTTCTGGCCAATGAACGTTTGGCTTTTGAAAAGGCGGTTTTGACGGCTTTCGGAAACTTCTCCTATAAAACGGATGCCGAGGTCAACCGGCTGTTTCAGGAGCATTTCGCTCAGAACCCGGAATATGGGAAGGCCTGGGTTTATAAAAAAGACGGTGTCCTTGCCGGTTTTGCTCTGCCTTTTGAAGGGAAAGGATTCTGGGCTCCCATCAAGGGAGTTGCCGCCGTTTCTCCGGACGGTCAAAAGCTGTTGGGGCTGGCTTTTTATGAGGTCAATGAAACCCCGGGCTTGGGGGCCCGGATTGTGGAGCCGTTTTTCCGCCGTCAGTTTGAGGGGCTGCGGCTTCGCTCGCAGGGGCTGCTGCTGGAGCTGAAGCCGGAGGGGACGGTTTTGTCGGAAGGGCAGGTGCACGCCATCAGCGGAGCCACACAGACCTGTGTGCGTCTGGAGGCGATTTTGAATGAACAGCTGAAAGACTGGCTGGATGCGATGCGCAGGGAGGGGCGATTGTGA
- a CDS encoding RnfABCDGE type electron transport complex subunit D: MTPQARQSWLRRQPAMRKVLLALVPCLLGGWYYFGFRIVAMAAFCCVWGFSLEWLFCRRRNEPVSEAVFVTAVLFTLIMPPTVGWHVLAVGMAFAVIFSKEVFGGFGRNFFNPAMAGRCFVYVCFPVAMTGIWAPPAQGPLGALLQWTTAVGPDGVSAVTSATPMAHKKAGRIQLGTWTEPAGDIPFLIDEKQTVTVSKWTIFKGLFFGRIGGSAGVTSALLILIGGLYLFVTKTASRTVILSTVGSYAVLNEILYQLGVQPVPGAMMAVLGGGFLFGAFFMATDPVTSPRTEPAKIIYGILIGTCTLVIRNFSIFNGGLMFSILLGNMFAPILDVAVNAWQQRRKPVQEAAV, translated from the coding sequence ATGACCCCGCAGGCCCGACAGTCTTGGCTCCGCAGGCAGCCGGCGATGCGAAAAGTGCTGCTGGCGCTGGTGCCCTGTCTGCTGGGCGGCTGGTATTATTTCGGTTTTCGAATTGTCGCGATGGCGGCCTTCTGCTGCGTATGGGGTTTTTCCCTCGAATGGCTTTTCTGCCGCCGCCGAAACGAGCCCGTCAGCGAAGCGGTCTTTGTTACCGCAGTTCTTTTTACTCTGATTATGCCGCCGACTGTGGGCTGGCATGTGCTGGCGGTCGGGATGGCCTTTGCGGTCATTTTTAGCAAGGAGGTTTTCGGCGGATTCGGCAGGAATTTTTTTAATCCCGCCATGGCCGGACGCTGTTTTGTCTATGTCTGTTTTCCTGTGGCAATGACCGGCATCTGGGCGCCGCCGGCACAGGGGCCGCTTGGGGCCTTGCTGCAATGGACAACCGCCGTCGGGCCGGACGGCGTATCGGCCGTCACGAGTGCCACTCCGATGGCTCATAAAAAAGCCGGCAGGATTCAGCTGGGGACCTGGACCGAGCCGGCTGGAGATATTCCTTTTCTCATCGACGAAAAACAAACCGTGACCGTCTCCAAATGGACGATATTCAAAGGGCTTTTCTTCGGGCGAATCGGCGGTTCGGCGGGGGTAACCAGTGCCCTGCTGATTTTGATAGGGGGGCTGTATCTCTTTGTCACCAAAACAGCCAGCCGGACCGTCATCCTCTCAACGGTCGGCTCCTACGCAGTTCTAAATGAAATTCTGTATCAACTGGGTGTTCAGCCGGTGCCTGGAGCGATGATGGCCGTTCTCGGAGGGGGCTTTTTGTTCGGTGCCTTTTTTATGGCGACAGACCCTGTCACCTCGCCGCGTACGGAACCGGCCAAAATTATCTATGGGATTCTCATTGGGACCTGTACCCTGGTGATTCGAAACTTTTCCATTTTTAACGGCGGTCTGATGTTTTCGATTCTGCTGGGCAATATGTTTGCTCCGATTCTGGATGTGGCGGTCAATGCCTGGCAGCAGCGAAGAAAACCGGTTCAGGAGGCGGCTGTATGA
- a CDS encoding ferritin family protein — translation MAITFNADEIFEIAERIESNAARFYREAAGKAAKPDLKKMLLDLAVMEEGHEKTFALMRKDLSPSEKDTAVYDPDGEAAQYLKTMADFHGTEGKAGPMEKLTGKESMAELLKIAINAEKDSIAFYVGIKGLVPTKSGKDKIEKIIVEEMSHVTALGAKLQSL, via the coding sequence ATGGCCATCACTTTTAATGCGGACGAGATTTTTGAAATTGCAGAGCGAATTGAGAGCAATGCGGCTCGGTTTTATCGGGAAGCAGCCGGCAAGGCCGCCAAACCGGATTTGAAAAAGATGCTGCTGGACCTGGCGGTCATGGAAGAGGGGCATGAGAAGACCTTCGCGCTGATGCGGAAGGACTTGTCGCCTTCAGAAAAAGATACGGCTGTCTATGATCCGGACGGCGAAGCGGCTCAATACCTCAAGACGATGGCGGATTTCCACGGCACAGAAGGCAAGGCCGGCCCGATGGAAAAACTGACCGGAAAAGAGTCAATGGCGGAGCTGCTGAAGATTGCAATCAATGCCGAAAAAGATTCCATTGCATTCTATGTCGGCATCAAGGGGCTCGTGCCGACAAAATCCGGCAAAGACAAAATTGAAAAAATTATTGTTGAGGAGATGTCCCACGTAACGGCACTGGGGGCCAAACTCCAGTCTTTGTAG
- a CDS encoding ferritin produces MISKAIEKAFNEQLAAETYSAYLYWSMSAALEEMQLPGFAHWMRAQAQEEMTHAMKFYHHIVERGGRVKLGAIAAPPTDWESLLKMFEEVLKHERHVTALIHKLVETAAQEKDYAAGVFLQWFVSEQVEEEAAAELILAKIRMVQDSKGGLYMLDKEMGQRGAGD; encoded by the coding sequence ATGATTTCCAAGGCAATCGAAAAGGCCTTTAATGAACAGCTGGCCGCAGAAACTTATTCAGCCTACCTGTACTGGTCGATGTCAGCCGCCCTCGAGGAGATGCAGCTGCCCGGTTTTGCTCACTGGATGCGGGCCCAGGCCCAGGAAGAAATGACCCATGCGATGAAGTTTTACCATCATATTGTGGAGCGCGGCGGGCGGGTCAAACTGGGGGCCATTGCCGCTCCCCCGACCGACTGGGAATCTCTGCTAAAGATGTTTGAAGAGGTGCTCAAGCATGAACGGCATGTGACCGCTTTGATTCATAAACTGGTCGAAACGGCTGCCCAGGAGAAAGATTATGCCGCCGGCGTGTTTCTCCAGTGGTTTGTCAGCGAACAGGTGGAAGAGGAAGCCGCTGCGGAACTGATTTTGGCGAAAATCAGAATGGTTCAGGACAGCAAAGGCGGCCTTTATATGCTCGATAAGGAAATGGGACAGCGTGGTGCGGGAGACTAA
- a CDS encoding FprA family A-type flavoprotein, whose product MNTLAERVYAVGVQHWDRRLFDELIPLPDGTSYNAYLIKGSQKTALLDTVDPAKTSELIDHLVQAGIEKLDYVISHHAEQDHSGSIPDVLLMYPEAKVVTNPKCKTMLMDHLRLEEEQFITVEDGQELSLGDKTLRFIYTPWVHWPETMCTWLPEDRILFSCDFFGSHQATSRLFVEDEPTVYEAAKRYYAEIMMPFRSAIRGNMKKIETLDIRLIAPSHGPVYPKPSFIMDAYRDWISDDVKNEVVLAFVSMHDSTRRMVEYFTEALASRNIRVQVFNITGGDVGKLAISLVDAATVVLATPTVLTGPHPNAAYAAMLVNALRPKTRFIGLIGSYGWAGKMPEQMTSLLSGLKAEMLPPVIAKGYPTEAVFTALDELAETILNRHRQAGLCQ is encoded by the coding sequence ATGAACACCCTGGCTGAACGTGTGTATGCTGTGGGAGTCCAGCATTGGGACCGACGGCTTTTTGATGAATTGATTCCGCTTCCGGATGGAACCAGCTATAATGCCTACCTGATAAAGGGCAGCCAGAAAACTGCTTTGCTGGATACAGTTGACCCGGCCAAGACCTCCGAACTGATTGACCATCTGGTTCAGGCAGGCATTGAGAAACTGGATTACGTCATCAGTCATCATGCCGAGCAGGACCATTCCGGCAGTATTCCTGATGTGCTTTTGATGTATCCGGAAGCCAAGGTGGTGACCAATCCAAAATGCAAAACGATGCTGATGGACCACCTGCGGCTGGAAGAAGAGCAGTTCATAACCGTCGAAGACGGTCAGGAGCTGTCTTTGGGGGATAAGACTCTTCGGTTTATTTACACGCCGTGGGTGCATTGGCCGGAAACGATGTGCACCTGGCTGCCGGAGGACCGGATTTTGTTCAGCTGCGACTTTTTCGGTTCGCATCAGGCGACCAGCCGGCTTTTTGTGGAGGACGAACCGACGGTTTACGAGGCGGCCAAACGCTATTATGCAGAGATTATGATGCCGTTCCGTTCGGCCATTCGGGGCAATATGAAGAAGATTGAAACCCTCGATATTCGTCTGATTGCCCCCAGTCACGGACCGGTTTATCCCAAGCCGTCCTTTATTATGGATGCTTATCGCGACTGGATCAGCGATGATGTCAAGAATGAAGTGGTGCTTGCCTTTGTCTCGATGCACGACAGCACCCGTCGGATGGTCGAGTATTTCACGGAGGCCCTGGCATCCCGGAATATCCGCGTGCAGGTGTTCAATATTACCGGCGGAGATGTCGGGAAGCTGGCGATTTCTCTGGTGGATGCGGCCACGGTGGTTCTGGCTACACCGACGGTTCTGACGGGGCCTCATCCCAATGCGGCCTATGCGGCGATGCTGGTCAATGCCCTGCGGCCGAAAACCCGTTTTATCGGGTTAATCGGCTCGTACGGCTGGGCCGGCAAAATGCCGGAGCAGATGACCTCGCTGCTGAGCGGGCTGAAAGCGGAAATGCTGCCGCCGGTTATCGCCAAAGGGTATCCGACCGAAGCCGTCTTTACGGCCTTGGATGAATTGGCGGAAACCATTTTGAACCGCCACCGCCAGGCGGGACTCTGCCAATAA
- the tpx gene encoding thiol peroxidase has product MQERKGLITFKGAPLTLVGRELNVNDPLPDVVLTAPDLSDVKLSDFRGQTLILSTVPSLDTGICDLQTRRFNEEAKKLAGKAAVLTVSMDLPFAQKRWCGAAGAEHVRVASDYKEAAFAKATGLLIKELHLLARSVIIADKNGKVVYIQLVPEVATEPDYDAVLNVLSMMR; this is encoded by the coding sequence ATGCAGGAACGAAAAGGGCTGATTACATTTAAAGGGGCACCTTTGACGCTGGTAGGCAGGGAATTGAACGTAAATGACCCGCTTCCCGATGTGGTGCTGACGGCACCGGATTTGTCGGATGTCAAACTGTCTGATTTTCGCGGCCAGACCCTGATTCTTTCTACCGTACCTTCTCTGGATACCGGCATCTGCGATCTGCAGACGAGGCGGTTCAACGAGGAAGCCAAAAAACTCGCCGGCAAAGCGGCTGTTTTGACGGTGAGCATGGACCTGCCGTTTGCCCAGAAACGCTGGTGCGGTGCCGCTGGTGCAGAGCATGTGCGGGTGGCCTCCGATTACAAAGAAGCGGCTTTTGCCAAGGCAACTGGTTTGCTGATCAAAGAACTGCATCTGCTGGCTCGTTCTGTTATCATCGCCGACAAAAACGGCAAAGTTGTCTATATCCAGCTGGTGCCTGAAGTGGCGACTGAGCCGGATTATGATGCTGTGCTGAATGTTTTGTCTATGATGCGATAA
- a CDS encoding rubrerythrin family protein yields MSVKGTKTEKNLLTAFAGESQARNRYTYFASQAKKEGYEQIAAIFMETAEQEKEHAKRLFKFLEGGEVEICAAFPAGVIGTTEQNLAHAAHGENYETTVMYPEFAKTAEEEGFKEIAGVFRKIAVAEARHRDRYLALQANVKEGKVFKRSKPQRWVCRNCGYVHEGLEAPGTCPACAHPQAFFELEAVNY; encoded by the coding sequence ATGTCAGTGAAAGGAACCAAGACGGAAAAGAACTTGCTGACGGCTTTTGCCGGAGAATCTCAGGCCCGCAATCGGTACACGTATTTTGCCAGTCAGGCCAAAAAGGAAGGCTATGAACAGATAGCCGCCATCTTTATGGAAACGGCCGAACAGGAAAAAGAACATGCCAAACGTCTGTTCAAGTTCCTGGAAGGCGGTGAGGTAGAAATTTGTGCTGCTTTTCCGGCCGGTGTGATTGGGACTACCGAACAGAATCTGGCCCATGCGGCCCATGGGGAAAACTACGAAACAACCGTGATGTATCCGGAATTTGCCAAAACGGCGGAAGAGGAAGGATTTAAGGAAATTGCCGGTGTATTCCGCAAGATAGCGGTGGCGGAAGCCAGACATCGTGATCGTTATCTGGCTTTGCAGGCCAATGTGAAGGAAGGAAAGGTTTTCAAGCGTTCCAAGCCGCAGCGCTGGGTCTGCAGAAACTGCGGATATGTCCACGAAGGGCTCGAGGCCCCGGGAACCTGTCCGGCCTGTGCTCATCCGCAGGCGTTCTTTGAGCTGGAAGCGGTGAATTACTAA
- a CDS encoding Fur family transcriptional regulator, with protein sequence MSKETVKTIEERLKDFETLCRSKGLKITPQRLGVFKVLLESRDHPTAEEVYRQVRQEMPSISLDTVNRTLNTLLQIGAAFLVEGTGQPKRYDGGLEDHQHFRCLRCGTIIDFQYEPFEKIEVPSCLADQCTVLRKSVYFEGICKRCLEQKEQLEEGRSAVCQ encoded by the coding sequence ATGTCCAAAGAGACTGTAAAAACAATTGAGGAAAGGCTGAAAGACTTCGAAACCCTCTGCCGGTCCAAAGGGTTAAAGATTACCCCGCAGCGTTTGGGGGTCTTTAAGGTTTTGCTCGAGTCCAGAGACCACCCGACGGCCGAAGAGGTTTATCGGCAGGTTCGACAAGAGATGCCGAGCATTTCTCTGGATACGGTCAACCGAACACTCAATACTCTGCTCCAAATCGGGGCGGCTTTTCTGGTGGAAGGGACCGGCCAGCCGAAACGTTATGACGGCGGGCTGGAAGACCACCAGCATTTCCGGTGCCTGCGGTGCGGCACCATCATCGATTTTCAATATGAACCATTCGAGAAAATTGAAGTTCCGTCCTGTTTGGCGGACCAATGTACGGTTTTGCGAAAAAGCGTTTATTTTGAGGGTATCTGTAAACGTTGTTTGGAACAAAAAGAACAGTTAGAAGAAGGGAGAAGTGCAGTATGTCAGTGA
- a CDS encoding metallophosphoesterase family protein, producing MTLLTGRDRISKAKNGVTVRLLLLADLHNRVEGLDAVAGGHDAVLLAGDIANFGGLEKVREILSVLEEHCPVVLGVSGNCDPSGVAELLKDRGALLDGIVVEHQNFCFAGISGTEPSVFNQDREYPNSPFLKTLQKIKSALKPSLPFVFVSHQPAFNTSVDKFAQGQHTGSRAIRTFIMETEPILAVSGHIHEAVSKDKIGRTILVNPGPFKNGLYATAEINGTCVDIQFQSL from the coding sequence TTGACCCTGCTGACGGGACGGGATAGAATTTCAAAGGCGAAAAACGGGGTTACTGTGAGACTTTTACTGTTGGCAGATTTGCATAACAGAGTCGAAGGCCTGGATGCTGTCGCGGGAGGCCATGACGCAGTGCTTTTGGCCGGAGACATTGCGAATTTCGGCGGATTGGAGAAAGTCCGCGAAATATTATCTGTTCTGGAGGAGCATTGTCCGGTTGTTTTGGGTGTTTCGGGAAATTGCGACCCTTCCGGCGTTGCAGAGCTTCTGAAGGACAGGGGAGCGTTGCTGGATGGAATCGTGGTGGAACATCAGAATTTTTGTTTCGCAGGGATAAGCGGAACAGAACCGTCGGTATTTAACCAAGACAGAGAATATCCAAATTCTCCTTTTCTAAAGACTCTCCAAAAGATAAAATCTGCTTTGAAGCCGAGCTTGCCTTTTGTATTTGTTTCCCATCAGCCTGCATTCAATACATCTGTGGACAAATTTGCGCAAGGTCAGCATACAGGTAGCCGTGCCATACGAACTTTTATTATGGAGACAGAGCCGATTCTTGCCGTTTCGGGTCATATTCATGAAGCCGTATCCAAAGACAAAATCGGCAGAACAATTCTTGTAAATCCCGGCCCTTTTAAAAATGGGCTTTACGCAACCGCTGAGATAAACGGGACTTGCGTTGATATTCAGTTTCAGTCTCTTTAG
- the aroF gene encoding 3-deoxy-7-phosphoheptulonate synthase yields the protein MIVVMKPGATEAQIQHVVKLVREYGLKEHIIYGTDRTVIACLGDKRAVDKGAIENAPMVEKIVPILAPYKMASLEVKKERTIIPIGPRQFPIGGTKIGVIAGPCAVESREQVLQTARQAAAAGCIGFRGGAFKPRTSPYSHQGLGKKGLELLAEARQETGLAIVTEVVGLEQIEEVLPVADVLQIGARNMQHYPLLEAVGQTKKPVLLKRGMSATLDEFLLAAEYIINAGNPNVILCERGIRTFETYVRNTLPLAIIPALRERTHLPVVVDPSHGTGHAYMVPSMSLAAVAAGADGLLIECHPDPEHAVSDGAQSITPETLNRLIMQLRKVAQAVDRDL from the coding sequence ATGATTGTCGTAATGAAACCGGGGGCGACGGAAGCCCAGATTCAGCACGTCGTCAAATTGGTCCGAGAGTACGGGCTGAAAGAACATATTATTTACGGCACAGACCGCACCGTAATTGCCTGTTTAGGCGACAAACGGGCTGTGGACAAAGGAGCCATCGAAAATGCCCCGATGGTGGAAAAGATTGTGCCGATTCTGGCTCCCTACAAAATGGCTTCGCTGGAAGTCAAAAAAGAACGCACGATTATCCCCATCGGTCCTCGGCAGTTTCCCATCGGCGGCACCAAAATCGGCGTCATCGCCGGTCCCTGCGCCGTCGAAAGCCGCGAGCAGGTCCTTCAGACCGCCCGCCAGGCGGCCGCGGCCGGATGCATCGGCTTTCGCGGCGGGGCCTTCAAGCCGCGAACAAGCCCGTACAGCCATCAGGGCCTGGGCAAAAAGGGCCTGGAACTGCTGGCGGAAGCCAGACAGGAAACCGGATTGGCCATCGTAACCGAAGTAGTGGGGCTGGAACAAATCGAAGAAGTGCTTCCGGTGGCCGATGTTCTGCAAATCGGCGCCCGCAATATGCAGCATTATCCGCTGCTGGAAGCCGTCGGCCAAACGAAAAAGCCGGTTCTGCTGAAACGAGGGATGAGCGCCACGCTGGATGAGTTTCTTCTGGCCGCCGAGTACATTATCAACGCCGGCAACCCAAACGTAATTCTCTGCGAGCGGGGTATTCGAACATTTGAAACCTATGTCCGCAACACGCTGCCGCTGGCCATTATTCCTGCCCTGCGGGAACGGACCCACCTGCCGGTTGTCGTCGACCCGTCTCACGGAACCGGCCACGCCTATATGGTGCCTTCGATGAGTCTGGCTGCTGTGGCCGCCGGAGCCGACGGGCTGCTGATTGAGTGCCATCCTGACCCGGAACACGCCGTATCCGACGGAGCCCAGTCCATCACTCCGGAGACGCTGAATCGCCTGATAATGCAGCTTCGAAAAGTTGCTCAGGCCGTTGACCGGGATTTATAA